The Candidatus Saccharibacteria bacterium sequence CACAATAACGATGCCAGCGCCGATCATTACCGGAAGACAGTGATCAAAATCATTCATTGAATGCGAGTGACCCGCATGAGCAAATATTGTCAACATAAGCGCTAGTATACCATGTCGCTTATGTACTTTGGTAGCGATTTACTACATGCTAGAATAACGACATGACAACAAGCACTTTACGAAAGTTTTTATCAATAGTTTTTGCAATAGTAGCCATTGCGCTTGTAGGGTATGCAGCCATACAAGTATTCACTGGCAACCCGGTACCTAGTAAAATACGCAGCTTCGATGAATGTGCAGCAGCAGGATATCCTATTCAGGATAGCTACCCTGAACGATGTTCGGTTCCTGGTGGCGATACATTTACCAATCAATAAAGTCGCCTTATTGTAAATATTATTTGATTATTGTATAGTTACTATGCACATACCGTGCAGACACGGCCTACAGAGGCCACCGACGAGAGGGATCTCATGCTTTCCATCAAGAGGGCGACAGTGGCATTGGTCGCTGCGCTTCTGCTGTCCACACCCGTCAGCGCATGCGGCGGGAACACGAGCGACGGCAGCAGCGCCAGCTCGGCCACAACTTCCGCGGAAGCTCCGCAGAAGAAGCCGCTCAACACGACCCCGGTCTGCGAGCTTCTGCCGATCGCAGATGTTCAGCCCCTTCTCGGGCAGGCGATCATCCGCACCGACAGCAAGCCGCTCCTGGAGGACGAACCGCTTCCGGGTGAATACCTCTGCCGCTACTACGTGGCCGAGGATGACGAGTTCAAGGTCCTCGAGATCTACCGGATCAAGGAGTCAGAGACCGCCACTCAGTGGCAGGACCAGCACGCCGAATCCCACATCACCGTGGGCGACGGCTGGGACACCATCATCCGAGAGGGTGGCAACGTCGTCATGGTGCGGCCCGATAACGGCCTGATCACCTTCGTGTCGTACCTCGGCCCCAACGTGAGCCAGGACGCACTGGTGAAGATCGCCGAACTCGCCGCCACCCGAATGGCCTCGTAGGTCGACTGGCTGGCCCGCGGAGCGCTCGCTCCCGGGCCGGCCGATCGACCATTGACAAATCTACTTTTTGACTGGAATACGCCCTGCCGGCTACCGGCTGGGCTATTTCATGCTAGAATTAAATTCAGTATGAAGCCTCGAATTTACAGTATCAGTTTCGCTCGTATTTATCCGCTTTATATAACTAAAGCCGAGAATAAAGGGCATACCAAAGAAGAGGTCGACACAATTATCTTTTGGCTGACCGGCCATACGCAAAAAACGCTTGCGAAACAGCTTGAAAAACAGACCGATCTCGAAACTTTTTTCGCAGAGGCGCCCAAACTCAACCCCGCGCGCACGTTAATTAAAGGTGTAATTTGTGGCGTTCGCGTAGAGGATATCGAAGAGCCAACGATGCGCGAAATTCGCTACCTCGATAAGCTTATCGACGAACTCGCACGGGGAAAGGCGATCGAAAAGATCCTTCGAACCGACAGCTAGGCCCTTGTCTCCACTATTTCGACCCTAGCTGGCTCACGCATTATTTTAGCAAAACGATACCTATAGTCGTCACCGCGAAGCTTCATTACTTCCCCCGCCACCCATGCGGGGTCAAGCATACTGCTAACGTCATGGTCGGTACCTTCCCAAAATGCCGTATCCATTCCGGCAGGGCCAGCTACTAATACCTTAGCGATGCGACCATCCTCGGCCATAGCATTACTAAAATGAGCAGCTCCTGCTTTTGCAAAATTATATATGGGCTCTAGCTTGCGAGGCGTCCACTGCGACGTAGACGTAATAGTAATAAGTTCCCTCAGCTTGCCTTGCTTTGCTAGCACGGCTTGCACCGCATAAATGAGACCACGACCACCGACGTCTATCATTTCTTCTATTTGCTTTTCAGTTAGATCGGTCACACTGCCTTCCTGAAAGTAACCGGCCGCATACACTAGGGTAGTGATCTCTGGCATTTTTGTTATAAAATCGTTGAGTCGTTGAGGTAAATCTGGGGCAGAGAGATCAAAAGATTCGTAATGAAGCGACGGCTCATCCAGCTTGCGCCTTCCTGTTACGTACACATCGTCACCCGAAATTTGCATATCTTTCGCTAATTCTAAACCTAAACCCGAAGTTCCACCAATAATAAGCGTATTCATTCTATAAGTATAGCAAAATCCGAAAGTCGGTGTCGCGCCGGAATGAGAAACTCTCCCATTCCGGCGCGAACGTAGACGCGTGCTGGTCTTGTGATCAGAGCCTGACCCCGAAGCCCATCTCCTCGAGCCACTGCTGTCCCTCGCGGGGGCTGGCGGTGTTGAAGAGTCGAACGAGGCTCAGGTCGAGCCCCTCGTCGAGGATCGTCTGGTAGTGCTTGCGGATCCCGTCTTCGGCGACCGAGTCGAGGTTGCCGTTCTTCAGATGAACGAGATCATCCGCCGCGCGACCACTGCCCACAGCGCCGAGCACCGGGATGTCGTCGCGGAGCGCGAGCAGCACTTCTTCTGCAGTGACTCCACCCCCACTCAGCACCAGCATCCCCGACCGGCCGACGCCGGAATCGGCGAACAGCCGGAGCAGTTCGATGTACTTGGGCAGATCGCCATTCCAGCCCGCCGGAGTGCTGGCACCTTTCTGAAGAATCCAGAGGAGGTGTAGCAGCGGATTGGGAATGGCGCTCTTGTCGAGATCCTCGGCGAGCTGGAAGCTGGAATGCTCCCCGCCATAGCCGAGGGTTTCGTTGGTACGGGGAGTGTGGCCCCAGGTGCGGGGCCACAACTCCGGCTGATCCGGGTAGAGGCGCCGGGCGATGGCGTACGCCAGGCCTGGCGCCTCTACTGCG is a genomic window containing:
- a CDS encoding DUF2200 domain-containing protein, coding for MKPRIYSISFARIYPLYITKAENKGHTKEEVDTIIFWLTGHTQKTLAKQLEKQTDLETFFAEAPKLNPARTLIKGVICGVRVEDIEEPTMREIRYLDKLIDELARGKAIEKILRTDS
- a CDS encoding SDR family NAD(P)-dependent oxidoreductase — protein: MNTLIIGGTSGLGLELAKDMQISGDDVYVTGRRKLDEPSLHYESFDLSAPDLPQRLNDFITKMPEITTLVYAAGYFQEGSVTDLTEKQIEEMIDVGGRGLIYAVQAVLAKQGKLRELITITSTSQWTPRKLEPIYNFAKAGAAHFSNAMAEDGRIAKVLVAGPAGMDTAFWEGTDHDVSSMLDPAWVAGEVMKLRGDDYRYRFAKIMREPARVEIVETRA